The Aedes aegypti strain LVP_AGWG chromosome 3, AaegL5.0 Primary Assembly, whole genome shotgun sequence genome contains a region encoding:
- the LOC5567179 gene encoding polyribonucleotide nucleotidyltransferase 1, mitochondrial, whose translation MLQCIRASSWQRYSLRHVGNTFPGHRRLNSTLETPDVDVALSTGRVIRISSGKYARFADGCSVVSVGDTAVMVTAVAKPKPSGGNNSFLPLVVDYRQKAAAAGRIPTNFLRRELGPSEKEILAARLVDRSIRPMFPAEYRSDTQLVCNMLAIDSSNLPDVQAINAASAALALSDIPWNGPIGAVRVGLVDNEIIINPTRKELQLSSLDLVVTAAKQNLVVMLEGRGNVVNENELRMAIKKGTKEAQLIINGIEKLQKSFGKPKRTLDPLPQAAEEIEAAVRTMAEMRLREIFRDFAHDKLSRDQAVTNSRTDTIDKVWSSYPNVDPALITDCFNRFSKTVFREMIFEENRRCDGRQLDDLRKISCGVNLHKPLHGSALFQRGQTQVFATVALDSHESALKLDPITSLDMGVKSKNFFLHYEFPPYATGETGKIGPVGRREIGHGALAEKGLVPIIPHEHPFTIRLTAEVLESNGSSSMATVCAGSMALMDAGIPVQEAAAGVAIGLVTKYENNDTKHLQDYRILTDLLGIEDYMGDMDMKVAGTRRGMTAIQADIKVPGIPLKVVMESLQKAMEARFRILDIMDETIASARTLKKDCWPVTDQLQIEPHQRSKLVGPGGINIRRLYLETGVQLNQEDEHTFRIFAPSEAAMHEAKEYLESLMKVEKIPDLEFGAIYTAKIVELKDTGVMVTLYPSMPPALLHNSQLDQRKIAHPSALGLEVGSEIQVKYFGRDPVSGFMRLSRKVLQGPATGMIRNLDRSASSSSSNGTSDTSEGKS comes from the exons ATGTTGCAGTGCATCAGGGCTAGCAGTTGGCAGCGATACAGCTTGCGGCACGTCGGAAATACATTTCCTGGACACCGGAGGTTAAACTCAACACTCGAAACGCCCGATGTTGATGTCGCTTTGAGCACGGG CCGCGTGATTCGCATTTCCTCGGGCAAGTATGCTCGATTCGCTGACGGTTGTTCCGTGGTCAGCGTAGGCGATACGGCTGTGATGGTGACAGCAGTGGCCAAACCGAAGCCTTCCGGCGGCAATAATTCATTTCTACCGTTGGTGGTGGATTATAGACAGAAGGCGGCAGCCGCCGGAAGGATTCCCACCAACTTCCTGAGGAGAGAACTAGGTCCTTCGGAGAAGGAAATACTTGCGGCACGATTGGTGGACCGCTCGATAAGGCCGATGTTCCCGGCCGAATACCGGAGCGATACCCAGCTGGTGTGTAACATGTTGGCCATCGATTCGAGTAACTTGCCGGATGTGCAAGCCATCAATGCGGCCAGTGCAGCGCTGGCTTTGAGCGATATCCCTTGGAATGGACCGATTGGAGCCGTGAGGGTTGGCTTGGTGGACAACGAAATTATCATTAATCCGACGAGGAAAGAGCTTCAGTTGTCGTCGCTGGATTTGGTTGTGACGGCGGCAAAGCAGAATCTGGTGGTCATGCTGGAAGGAAGAGGAAATGTGGTGAACGAAAACGAACTTCGGATGGCGATCAAGAAGGGAACTAAGGAAGCTCAGTTGATCATCAACGGGATTGAGAAGTTGCAAAAGTCTTTTGGAAAACCGAAAAGGACATTGGATCCGTTACCACAGGCAGCGGAAGAGATTGAAGCTGCTGTCAGGACAATGGCCGAGATGAGACTGCGAGAGATTTTCAGGGATTTCGCTCACGATAAGCTAAGCCGGGATCAGGCTGTAACGAATTCGAGAACTGATACAATCGATAAGGTTTGGTCGAGTTACCCGAATGTGGATCCAGCTTTAATTACGGATTGTTTCAACCGATTTAGCAAAACCGTGTTTCGAGagatgatttttgaagaaaatcgtcGATGCGATGGGCGGCAGTTGGACGATTTACGGAAGATTTCCTGTGGTGTGAATCTACACAAACCGTTGCATGGTTCGGCGCTGTTTCAGCGCGGCCAAACGCAGGTCTTTGCCACCGTGGCGTTAGATTCACACGAAAGTGCTTTAAAACTAGACCCAATAACGTCCCTCGATATGGGCGTGAAATCGAAGAATTTCTTCCTGCATTACGAGTTCCCACCATATGCCACAGGAGAAACGGGAAAGATTGGTCCCGTGGGCAGAAGAGAAATCGGCCATGGAGCACTGGCCGAGAAGGGTCTAGTCCCCATTATTCCTCACGAACATCCGTTTACAATTCGGCTCACAGCGGAAGTGCTCGAATCGAACGGGTCTAGTTCGATGGCGACGGTTTGCGCTGGATCAATGGCACTGATGGATGCTGGCATCCCGGTACAGGAAGCAGCAGCCGGTGTGGCAATCGGACTGGTTACCAAGTATGAGAACAACGATACGAAACATTTGCAGGACTATAGGATACTGACAGATCTGCTGGGTATCGAGGACTATATGGGCGATATGGACATGAAGGTTGCGGGGACGCGAAGGGGCATGACGGCGATCCAGGCGGATATTAAGGTGCCGGGAATTCCGTTGAAG GTCGTAATGGAATCTCTGCAGAAGGCAATGGAAGCTCGCTTCCGGATACTAGACATCATGGACGAAACGATTGCCAGCGCGCGGACGTTGAAGAAAGACTGCTGGCCAGTGACGGATCAGCTGCAGATTGAGCCGCACCAACGCTCCAAGCTGGTTGGTCCCGGGGGAATCAACATTCGGCGGTTGTACCTGGAGACGGGTGTTCAGTTGAACCAGGAAGACGAACACACGTTTCGGATATTTGCCCCTTCGGAGGCGGCCATGCACGAAGCTAAAGAATACCTGGAAAGTTTGATGAAGGTGGAGAAGATTCCGGATCTGGAGTTCGGTGCCATCTATACGGCCAAGATTGTGGAACTAAAGGATACCGGAGTGATGGTGACGCTGTACCCGTCGATGCCGCCGGCGCTGTTGCACAACTCGCAGTTGGATCAACGGAAG
- the LOC110679261 gene encoding pre-mRNA-splicing factor SYF1, whose amino-acid sequence MPISAEVNLADVFFNEEDLPYEEEILRNAYSVKHWMRYVEHKRNAPKFVINTVFERALKELPGSYKLWYNYLKTLRRQVKGKCITDAEYEEVNNAFERALVFMHKMPRIWMDYCSFMTGQCRITRTRQVFDRALRALPITQHQRIWPLYLEFLGKFDIPETAVRVWRRYLKLCPEDAEEYVEFLTGIGHLDEAAQQLASIVDNENFVSKHGKSNHQLWNELCELISKNPDKVHSLNVDAIIRGGLRRYTDQLGHLWNSLADYYVRSGLFDRARDIYEEAIQTVTTVRDFSQVFDAYAQFEELSLSKVMEEMAKNPTPTEADEIDVELRMARFEYLMERRLLLLNSVLLRQNPHNVAEWHKRIELYEGKPHEIINTYTEAVHTVQPKLAVGKLYTLWVEFAKFYEKNKQLDDARIVFEKAVQVDYLKVDELASVWCEWAEMEIRAENFENALKIMQRATAMPKRKVAYHDDTETVQMRVYKSLKLWSMYADLEESFGTFQTCKQVYDRIIDLKICTPQIIINYGLFLEEHNYFEEAFKAYEKGISLFKWPNVYDIWNTYLTKFLKRYGGQKLERARDLFEQCLDGCPPELAKNLYLLYAKLEEDHGLARHAMAVYERATTAVKEDEAFAMFNLYIKKAAEIYGIPRTRQIYEKAIEALPEAQSRQMCSLFAEMETKLGEIDRARAIYAHCSQMCDPRITAEFWQTWKEFEIRHGNEDTMREMLRIKRSIQATYNTQINMMSATLINSAVTGAGSEPRDAMRALEAKAAETSARAIAAVGASGGNIMFVRGETQGGSKKEDKVMNPDEIDIDEDEDDDEEEEVEGEEGAEEEDVSKKMPVEKQAIPSKLFGSLRREEEEEEDEDGE is encoded by the exons ATGCCGATTTCCGCGGAAGTGAATCTGGCAGATGTTTTCTTC AACGAGGAAGATCTCCCGTACGAGGAGGAAATCCTCCGTAATGCGTATTCGGTGAAGCACTGGATGCGATACGTGGAACACAAACGCAACGCGCCCAAGTTCGTGATCAACACCGTGTTCGAGCGggccctgaaggaacttcccgGCTCGTATAAGCTGTGGTACAATTATTTAAAAACGCTGCGGAGGCAGGTCAAGGGAAAATGCATCACCGATGCGGAGTACGAAGAAGTCAATAATGCTTTCGAGCGGGCACTGGTCTTCATGCACAAAATGCCACGCATTTGGATGGATTATTGTTCGTTTATGACCGGGCAGTGCCGGATTACAAGAACCAGGCAGGTTTTCGACAGGGCATTGCGAGCCTTGCCGATAACGCAGCATCAGAGAATTTGGCCACTGTATTTGGAGTTTCTGGGAAAGTTTGACATTCCGGAGACGGCGGTCCGGGTTTGGAGGAGATATCTGAAGCTGTGTCCGGAGGATGCAGAGGAATATGTGGAATTTTTGACGGGGATAGGACATTTGGATGAGGCGGCTCAACAGTTGGCAAGCATCGTGGATAATGAAAACTTCGTTTCGAAGCATGGCAAATCCAATCATCAGTTGTGGAACGAGTTGTGTGAGCTGATTTCTAAGAATCCGGATAAGGTGCACTCGCTGAACGTAGATGCGATTATCCGGGGAGGACTGAGACGTTACACGGATCAGTTGGGACATTTGTGGAACTCGCTGGCCGATTATTACGTCCGAAGTGGTTTGTTCGACAGAGCGAGGGATATCTACGAGGAGGCCATTCAAACTGTAACGACCGTGCGAGACTTCAGTCAGGTGTTCGATGCTTATGCTCAGTTCGAGGAGCTGAGCCTGAGTAAGGTGATGGAAGAGATGGCCAAGAATCCAACCCCGACAGAGGCCGATGAAATCGATGTGGAACTGAGGATGGCTCGATTTGAATATCTCATGGAACGACGATTACTGCTGCTGAATAGTGTCCTACTCAGACAGAATCCACACAACGTTGCGGAATGGCACAAACGGATCGAATTGTACGAAGGCAAGCCTCATGAGATCATCAACACATACACCGAAGCTGTCCACACGGTGCAACCGAAATTAGCTGTCGGGAAATTGTACACGCTATGGGTAGAGTTTGCAAAGTTCTACGAAAAGAATAAACAACTGGATGATGCCCGAATTGTATTTGAGAAAGCAGTGCAAGTGGACTATCTCAAAGTGGACGAATTGGCGAGCGTTTGGTGCGAATGGGCCGAGATGGAAATACGCGCAGAGAATTTCGAAAACGCTCTCAAAATCATGCAACGAGCAACGGCCATGCCCAAACGGAAAGTTGCTTATCACGATGATACCGAGACGGTTCAAATGCGCGTCTACAAATCCCTTAAACTTTGGTCAATGTACGCAGATTTGGAGGAATCGTTTGGGACTTTCCAAACCTGCAAGCAAGTTTACGACCGAATCATCGATTTAAAGATTTGCACCCCTCAAATCATCATCAACTACGGATTGTTCTTAGAAGAACACAACTACTTTGAGGAGGCATTCAAGGCGTACGAAAAAGGTATCTCACTCTTCAAATGGCCGAACGTGTACGACATCTGGAATACCTACCTGACGAAGTTCCTCAAACGATACGGCGGACAAAAGCTTGAACGCGCACGTGATCTATTCGAACAGTGCCTGGACGGTTGCCCTCCGGAACTCGCCAAGAACCTGTATCTTCTCTACGCCAAGCTCGAGGAAGACCACGGCCTCGCTCGACACGCCATGGCAGTCTACGAACGGGCCACGACCGCCGTCAAGGAAGACGAAGCGTTCGCCATGTTCAACCTCTACATCAAGAAGGCAGCGGAAATCTACGGAATCCCACGGACGCGCCAGATCTACGAAAAGGCAATTGAAGCGCTCCCAGAGGCTCAATCCCGCCAGATGTGCTCGCTGTTCGCCGAGATGGAAACCAAACTGGGCGAAATCGATCGGGCCAGGGCAATCTACGCTCACTGCAGCCAGATGTGCGACCCGCGCATTACCGCCGAATTCTGGCAAACGTGGAAGGAGTTCGAGATCCGTCACGGCAATGAGGACACGATGAGGGAAATGCTCCGAATCAAACGATCGATCCAGGCGACGTACAACACCCAGATCAACATGATGTCGGCCACGTTGATCAACTCGGCGGTGACGGGGGCCGGTTCAGAACCTCGGGATGCTATGCGGGCACTGGAAGCTAAGGCAGCAGAGACTAGTGCTAGGGCAATTGCGGCGGTGGGTGCCAGCGGAGGTAACATCATGTTCGTCCGGGGCGAGACCCAGGGTGGATCGAAGAAGGAGGACAAGGTCATGAATCCGGACGAAATCGACATCGACGAGGACGAGGATGATGACGAGGAAGAGGAAGTCGAAGGAGAAGAGGGTGCCGAAGAGGAGGACGTCAGCAAGAAAATGCCGGTTGAGAAGCAAGCGATACCTTCGAAGCTGTTTGGTAGCTTGCGGCgagaggaggaggaggaggaggacgAGGATGGTGAGTAA